A stretch of Synechococcus sp. MIT S9220 DNA encodes these proteins:
- the pepN gene encoding aminopeptidase N, which yields MVPTASSESAISWAGVAPPKRLSDYRPFPFAIPRIELNVVVHQPDSVLVTADLHLEPSDSKATTPLILHGVDLELISISLDGHPLESSSYRLNDEQLEIPSPPTQPFTLTTVSRLDPQANTSLEGLYESGGMLTTQCEAEGFRRITFHPDRPDVLSRYRVRIEADRARFPVLLSNGNEISASALPDDASRHEVVWEDPFPKPSYLFALVAGDLREIRDHYATASGRDVTLRLHVEAGDEPFTAHAMASLKRSMAWDESVYGLEYDLDEFNTVAVRHFNMGAMENKSLNIFNSKLVLADAESATDGELERIESVVGHEYFHNWSGNRITCRDWFQLSLKEGLTVFRDQCFTADLHSEPLKRIEDAAMLRNTQFREDAGPTAHPVKPDSYQAIDNFYTTTIYEKGAELIRMLRTLLGPERFMRGMSLYFKRHDGEAATTEDFVNAIVDGAGADGQPLGFDVEQFRLWYHQAGTPHVTVKSHWDGEAGRLSLTLQQSTAPTPGQERKQPLVIPVLWSVLQANEGAGEERLFVLDQETQTVVLEGLSPAAQPPVVSLFRRFSAPVTWATGQALDDLFALFAGDNDAFARWDAGQQLWKRLILPRAAGTPESELESRMLDAIGQLLAVDGEQDPAVLATLLAFPGPAELETLQKESDPPALERATCELRELLGSQLAPLLRSRLNGVASSLDQAWPAGQGERQLTGLIWSWLAAAGDSGARSDAAQAVEGPSMTMARAGLRALQPIDCDERDQALRSFHDRWQERPVIFDTWFSLEASTPRADALERVAALLDHPRYDPMAPNSVRAVLGGLVGNPRVFHALDGSGYQFMAEQIIAVDQRNAITASRLAKVFSRWRTYGSERQAAVKRALSTLASADLSTNTREVVTLMEA from the coding sequence ATGGTTCCCACCGCATCCTCTGAGTCGGCCATCAGCTGGGCGGGAGTTGCTCCGCCCAAGCGTTTGTCTGACTATCGGCCTTTCCCATTTGCCATCCCCAGAATTGAGCTGAATGTGGTGGTGCATCAGCCTGATTCAGTTTTGGTCACGGCTGATCTGCACCTTGAGCCCTCCGATTCGAAGGCAACCACTCCGCTGATCTTGCATGGAGTTGATCTAGAGCTGATTTCAATCTCGCTCGATGGGCATCCCCTGGAGTCGAGCAGCTATCGCTTGAATGATGAGCAGCTGGAAATCCCTTCACCTCCAACTCAGCCCTTCACGTTGACGACTGTCAGTCGTCTTGATCCTCAGGCCAATACCTCACTGGAAGGCTTGTACGAAAGTGGCGGAATGCTCACAACGCAATGTGAGGCAGAAGGGTTCCGACGCATCACCTTCCATCCAGATCGTCCTGATGTTTTGAGCCGCTACCGGGTTCGGATTGAGGCGGATCGCGCACGCTTTCCCGTGCTGCTCTCCAACGGAAACGAAATCAGTGCTTCGGCTCTCCCAGACGATGCTTCTCGGCACGAGGTGGTCTGGGAAGATCCCTTCCCCAAGCCCTCTTATCTGTTTGCTCTCGTTGCTGGTGACTTGCGTGAAATCAGGGATCATTACGCCACGGCTTCCGGGCGGGACGTCACGTTGCGTCTGCATGTGGAAGCCGGTGATGAGCCCTTCACCGCCCATGCCATGGCGTCGTTGAAGCGTTCCATGGCATGGGATGAGTCCGTTTATGGACTCGAGTACGACCTTGATGAGTTCAATACCGTCGCGGTGCGCCACTTCAATATGGGCGCAATGGAGAACAAAAGTCTGAATATTTTCAATTCCAAGCTGGTTCTTGCTGATGCAGAATCCGCAACAGATGGGGAACTAGAGCGGATTGAAAGTGTTGTTGGGCATGAGTATTTTCACAACTGGTCTGGTAATCGAATTACCTGTCGTGATTGGTTTCAGTTGTCGCTGAAAGAAGGTCTCACGGTGTTTCGAGATCAGTGCTTCACCGCCGACCTTCATTCCGAACCCTTGAAGAGGATTGAAGATGCAGCGATGCTACGCAACACGCAGTTTCGAGAGGATGCAGGCCCAACAGCCCATCCGGTGAAGCCGGACTCTTACCAAGCTATTGATAATTTCTACACAACCACGATTTATGAAAAAGGGGCGGAGCTGATTCGCATGTTGCGGACTTTGCTTGGGCCTGAGCGTTTCATGCGAGGCATGAGCTTGTATTTCAAGCGGCATGACGGAGAAGCCGCCACAACAGAGGATTTTGTGAACGCGATTGTGGATGGCGCGGGAGCAGATGGTCAGCCTCTCGGATTTGATGTCGAGCAATTTCGGCTCTGGTACCACCAGGCGGGAACGCCTCATGTCACGGTGAAATCTCACTGGGATGGCGAAGCCGGACGTCTGAGCCTGACGCTGCAGCAATCCACGGCTCCAACGCCAGGTCAGGAACGGAAGCAACCACTGGTGATTCCTGTCCTTTGGTCTGTCCTGCAGGCCAATGAAGGTGCCGGAGAAGAACGGCTGTTTGTGCTTGATCAGGAGACACAGACCGTTGTCCTGGAGGGTTTGTCTCCTGCTGCACAGCCCCCGGTTGTCTCGTTATTCCGTCGTTTTTCAGCTCCGGTGACCTGGGCAACCGGCCAGGCCCTCGACGATCTGTTTGCGCTGTTTGCTGGGGATAACGACGCCTTTGCCCGCTGGGATGCTGGCCAGCAGCTGTGGAAGCGGCTGATTCTTCCCCGTGCAGCAGGAACTCCTGAGTCAGAACTGGAGTCACGGATGCTGGATGCCATTGGCCAGCTCCTCGCTGTTGACGGCGAACAAGACCCTGCCGTGCTGGCCACTCTCCTGGCTTTTCCTGGTCCTGCCGAACTTGAGACACTGCAAAAGGAATCCGACCCTCCTGCTCTGGAGAGAGCCACTTGTGAACTGAGAGAGCTGCTCGGATCCCAGCTGGCACCGTTGCTGAGGTCCAGGCTCAATGGCGTTGCGTCAAGCCTGGATCAAGCCTGGCCTGCGGGTCAGGGCGAGCGCCAGCTCACGGGTTTGATCTGGAGCTGGTTGGCTGCTGCCGGCGATTCAGGGGCGCGCTCTGATGCTGCTCAGGCGGTGGAAGGCCCCTCGATGACGATGGCGCGTGCCGGTCTGCGGGCCTTGCAGCCGATTGACTGTGATGAGCGCGATCAGGCTCTGCGATCGTTTCACGATCGCTGGCAGGAGCGTCCGGTGATTTTCGACACCTGGTTTTCGCTGGAAGCTTCAACACCGCGCGCAGATGCTCTTGAGAGGGTTGCGGCTTTGTTGGATCACCCCCGTTATGACCCGATGGCCCCGAATTCAGTACGTGCTGTGCTGGGTGGGCTTGTGGGTAATCCACGTGTCTTCCATGCCCTTGATGGCAGTGGATATCAGTTCATGGCCGAACAGATCATCGCCGTGGATCAGCGCAATGCCATCACAGCATCGCGGCTCGCCAAGGTGTTTAGCCGTTGGCGCACTTACGGCAGTGAACGTCAGGCTGCCGTGAAGCGGGCCTTGTCAACACTTGCTTCGGCAGATCTCTCCACAAACACCCGTGAAGTGGTGACTTTGATGGAAGCCTGA